In a single window of the Pseudogemmatithrix spongiicola genome:
- the metG gene encoding methionine--tRNA ligase, which translates to MARFYLTTAIDYANGEPHLGHALEKIGADAICRFHRQLGHDVWFLIGMDEHGQKVAQTAEKAGLAPKAFVDDIAAKFVAMWQHLGLSHDQFMRTSAAEHHAAVKDLLERIFAHSPDDFYERSYTGMYCVGCESFKQPADIVEGRCALHPTRTLEEVTERNWFFRLSKYAPALKAHFAAHPEFLQPASRRNEILALLDEGLEDVSASRARFDWGVPFPRPLSDGETQTTYVWFDALPNYWTAQFFPGSKASWPANVHVVGKDITRFHTVIWPAMLMAAGLQLPARVWAHGFISLGGERFSKSAGVKLELREAADRFGADAFRYYLLRDIPFDGDGSFSWERFEAVYTSELANGLGNLASRTIAMVEKYCEGVVPAGRFGDTDRADLADLAAARSAVDGSRGYLLHEALDAIFRTVTRANLAIQESKPWVLAKDPAQRPELERVLAALMRQLARQAVYLAPVMPGKAQVLWEALGGPGSVHETTFEQAQLLDCAGWHVAKGDGLFPRPEPPKPA; encoded by the coding sequence GTGGCCCGCTTCTACCTCACCACCGCCATCGATTACGCCAACGGCGAGCCGCACCTCGGCCACGCCCTGGAGAAGATCGGCGCGGATGCCATCTGCCGCTTCCACCGCCAGTTGGGCCACGACGTGTGGTTCCTCATCGGGATGGACGAACACGGCCAGAAGGTCGCGCAGACGGCCGAGAAGGCCGGGCTCGCCCCCAAGGCCTTCGTCGACGACATCGCCGCGAAGTTCGTCGCGATGTGGCAGCACCTCGGGCTGTCGCACGACCAGTTCATGCGCACCTCGGCCGCCGAGCACCACGCGGCCGTGAAGGACTTGCTCGAGCGCATCTTCGCGCACAGCCCCGACGACTTCTACGAGCGCAGCTACACGGGCATGTACTGCGTGGGCTGCGAGAGCTTCAAGCAGCCGGCCGACATCGTCGAGGGCCGGTGCGCGCTGCATCCGACGCGCACGCTCGAGGAGGTCACCGAGCGCAACTGGTTCTTCCGGCTTTCGAAGTACGCACCGGCGCTCAAGGCGCACTTCGCGGCGCATCCGGAGTTCCTCCAGCCGGCCTCGAGGCGCAACGAGATCCTCGCGCTGCTCGACGAAGGTCTCGAGGACGTCTCGGCCAGCCGCGCGCGCTTCGACTGGGGCGTGCCCTTCCCGCGCCCCTTGAGCGATGGCGAGACGCAGACCACCTACGTCTGGTTCGATGCGCTCCCCAACTACTGGACCGCGCAGTTCTTCCCGGGGTCCAAGGCCAGCTGGCCCGCGAACGTGCACGTGGTGGGCAAGGACATCACGCGCTTCCATACCGTGATCTGGCCGGCAATGCTCATGGCTGCCGGGCTGCAGCTGCCCGCACGCGTGTGGGCCCACGGCTTCATCTCCCTCGGCGGCGAGCGCTTCAGCAAGAGCGCCGGCGTGAAGCTCGAGCTGCGCGAGGCTGCGGACCGTTTCGGCGCCGATGCCTTCCGCTACTACCTGCTGCGCGACATCCCGTTCGACGGCGACGGGTCGTTCAGCTGGGAGCGCTTCGAGGCGGTGTACACCTCCGAGCTGGCCAACGGGCTCGGCAACCTCGCCAGCCGCACGATCGCGATGGTCGAGAAGTACTGCGAGGGCGTGGTGCCGGCGGGCCGGTTCGGCGACACGGACCGTGCAGACCTCGCGGACCTCGCCGCTGCCCGATCTGCCGTCGACGGCTCGCGCGGCTACCTGCTGCACGAAGCCCTCGACGCCATTTTCCGCACCGTCACGCGGGCGAACCTCGCCATCCAGGAATCGAAGCCCTGGGTGCTCGCGAAGGACCCGGCGCAGCGGCCGGAGCTCGAGCGCGTGCTCGCCGCGCTGATGCGCCAGCTGGCTCGCCAGGCGGTCTACCTGGCGCCCGTCATGCCGGGCAAGGCCCAAGTGCTCTGGGAGGCGCTGGGAGGCCCGGGCAGCGTCCATGAGACCACCTTCGAGCAGGCGCAGCTCCTGGACTGCGCGGGCTGGCATGTCGCCAAGGGCGACGGCCTGTTTCCCCGCCCCGAACCTCCGAAGCCCGCGTAG
- a CDS encoding PSP1 domain-containing protein, which yields MTAAAVATHLVEVEFKGNRRVFYQWSGETPPAPKTAVIVAVDRGEDFGRVYATGELAEKRKAGTTHGKESPAELPKISRLAKPDEIDRAVRLRADEHAVRKAAIEFARELKLDLKISDTEWQWDRRKLTCYFTAEERVDFRELVRRLEKRFSTRVHMWHIGVRDEARRLDGIGRCGRQFCSSSWLPELRPVKSSTAKDQRLSTLNPSQISGTCGRLMCCLRHEHEFYVAARRRFPKEGKVIVTAVGEEKVVSNDIFRDLVTLRTAEGEMRTIPLAQLRKETAPGVVPSDEDAAAASGTLLSLERAQGEDDEADEAPEPVAASESVDAPEDESPSADAEEPKRRRRRGRRGGRRGRGGPGGPDSAGAPQNPTT from the coding sequence GTGACGGCCGCCGCAGTCGCCACCCATCTGGTCGAGGTCGAGTTCAAGGGGAATCGCCGGGTCTTCTATCAATGGAGCGGCGAGACGCCACCCGCCCCGAAGACCGCCGTGATCGTCGCCGTCGACCGCGGCGAGGACTTCGGTCGCGTCTACGCCACGGGCGAGCTCGCCGAGAAGCGCAAGGCGGGCACCACGCACGGTAAGGAGTCGCCGGCCGAGCTGCCGAAGATCAGCCGCCTCGCGAAGCCGGACGAGATCGACCGCGCCGTCCGCCTCCGCGCCGACGAGCACGCCGTACGCAAGGCGGCCATCGAGTTCGCCCGCGAGCTCAAGCTCGACCTCAAGATCAGCGACACCGAGTGGCAGTGGGACCGCCGCAAGCTCACCTGCTACTTCACCGCGGAAGAGCGCGTGGACTTCCGCGAACTCGTACGTCGCCTCGAGAAGCGCTTCTCCACCCGCGTGCATATGTGGCACATCGGCGTGCGCGACGAGGCGCGTCGGCTCGACGGCATCGGCCGCTGCGGCCGCCAGTTCTGCTCCAGCTCCTGGCTGCCCGAGCTGCGCCCCGTGAAGTCGAGCACGGCCAAGGACCAGCGGCTCTCGACGCTCAACCCCTCGCAGATCTCCGGCACCTGCGGGCGCCTCATGTGCTGCCTGCGGCACGAGCATGAGTTCTACGTGGCGGCGCGCCGGCGCTTTCCGAAGGAGGGCAAGGTCATCGTCACTGCGGTCGGCGAGGAAAAAGTCGTGAGCAACGACATCTTCCGCGATCTCGTCACGCTGCGGACGGCCGAGGGCGAGATGCGCACGATCCCGCTCGCCCAGCTCCGCAAGGAGACGGCGCCAGGCGTCGTGCCCAGCGACGAAGACGCCGCGGCCGCCTCCGGCACTTTGCTCTCGCTCGAGCGGGCGCAGGGCGAAGATGACGAGGCAGACGAGGCGCCTGAGCCCGTTGCAGCGTCGGAGTCCGTCGACGCCCCGGAGGACGAGTCCCCTTCGGCCGACGCCGAAGAACCGAAGCGCCGTCGCCGTCGCGGGCGCCGCGGCGGCCGACGCGGACGCGGTGGCCCGGGTGGGCCAGACAGCGCCGGCGCTCCCCAGAACCCGACGACCTGA
- a CDS encoding M23 family metallopeptidase produces MPNRRRWTIVFVPPRNEAARTFEVPGWTFRALKWTAACSVLLVAAAVFVLFSPWGTPGARLVAAQNRALQREIARVEQRFAELDDTLRQIAVREEQMRMLAGLPVESSNDARATVASADAGGQIVGPMSASVADVGGLTRRRPFAGRLGWSARPDVEGLISRASNLASGFRDVSDSLQANYQRFANTPSILPTAGWLSSQFTRSRFHPILHENRPHEGIDVTAPTGTPIVAPAAGKVVRAGMEGGFGLVVEIDHGNGILTKFAHCSRIAVRVGQQVTRNQLIAAVGSTGLSTAPHLHYEIHVNGKPVDPLTYVLPDAAP; encoded by the coding sequence ATGCCGAATCGCCGCCGCTGGACGATCGTATTCGTCCCCCCGCGCAACGAAGCCGCCCGCACCTTCGAGGTGCCGGGGTGGACGTTCCGGGCATTGAAGTGGACGGCGGCGTGCTCCGTGTTGCTGGTGGCCGCAGCCGTGTTCGTCCTGTTCTCCCCATGGGGCACTCCGGGCGCCCGGCTTGTCGCGGCGCAGAACCGGGCGCTCCAGCGTGAGATCGCGAGGGTGGAGCAGCGCTTCGCCGAGCTCGACGACACGCTGCGGCAGATCGCCGTGCGCGAGGAGCAGATGCGCATGCTGGCCGGCCTGCCCGTCGAGTCATCGAACGACGCGCGGGCCACGGTGGCGAGCGCCGACGCCGGAGGCCAGATCGTCGGACCGATGTCTGCCTCCGTCGCCGATGTGGGAGGACTCACGCGTCGTCGGCCATTCGCCGGCCGCTTGGGCTGGAGCGCACGCCCGGACGTCGAGGGGTTGATCTCGCGCGCCTCGAATCTCGCGAGCGGCTTCCGCGATGTCTCCGACTCGCTGCAGGCCAACTACCAGCGCTTCGCGAACACGCCGAGCATCCTGCCCACGGCCGGCTGGCTCTCCAGCCAGTTCACGCGCAGCCGATTCCACCCGATCCTGCACGAGAACCGCCCGCACGAAGGCATCGACGTCACCGCGCCCACCGGCACACCCATCGTGGCGCCTGCGGCCGGCAAGGTCGTCCGCGCGGGGATGGAAGGCGGCTTCGGCCTAGTGGTCGAGATCGACCACGGCAACGGCATCCTCACGAAGTTCGCCCACTGCTCGCGCATCGCCGTGCGCGTGGGCCAGCAGGTCACGCGCAACCAGCTGATTGCCGCCGTGGGGTCTACGGGGCTGTCGACGGCGCCGCACCTGCACTATGAGATCCACGTGAATGGGAAGCCAGTGGATCCGCTGACTTACGTCTTGCCTGATGCGGCGCCATAG
- a CDS encoding DsbA family protein, translating to MRFPHALLLAVATLGFAGCSAAEASPDRSIDASVDASVASAPVDSLRDAVLNRADLGRISGRDSAKVWLVVISDFQCPFCKRWHEQTAPQLIEQYVRTGKVRIAYLNLPISTHRNAQPAHEAAMCASEQGAFWPVADALFASQDAWKSKFEVEPYFDSLATRHVRDAARFRACIRDGHTRALINTDVSRITRLGVGSTPTFFVGSQMIVGAQPYAAFARALDAALAAAPR from the coding sequence ATGCGCTTTCCCCACGCCCTCCTTCTCGCCGTCGCGACGCTCGGCTTCGCCGGGTGCTCCGCCGCCGAAGCCTCGCCGGACCGTTCCATCGACGCGTCCGTCGACGCGTCCGTCGCGTCCGCCCCTGTCGACTCCCTGCGCGACGCCGTCCTCAACCGCGCAGACCTCGGCCGCATCAGCGGCCGCGATTCCGCCAAAGTCTGGCTCGTCGTCATCTCCGACTTCCAGTGCCCGTTCTGCAAGCGCTGGCATGAGCAGACCGCACCGCAACTCATCGAGCAGTACGTACGCACCGGCAAGGTCCGCATCGCGTACCTCAACCTGCCCATCTCCACGCATCGCAACGCCCAGCCCGCGCACGAAGCGGCGATGTGCGCCTCCGAGCAAGGCGCGTTCTGGCCCGTCGCCGACGCGCTCTTCGCGTCGCAGGACGCGTGGAAGTCCAAGTTCGAGGTCGAACCCTACTTCGACTCGCTCGCCACCCGCCATGTGCGCGACGCGGCGCGCTTCCGCGCCTGCATCCGCGATGGCCACACGCGCGCGCTGATCAACACCGACGTCTCGCGCATCACGCGCCTGGGCGTGGGCTCGACGCCGACGTTCTTCGTCGGCTCGCAGATGATCGTCGGCGCACAACCCTACGCCGCATTCGCCCGCGCCCTCGACGCGGCACTCGCGGCCGCTCCGCGCTGA
- a CDS encoding DUF4397 domain-containing protein produces the protein MRFARHFLLATLAFGAAACSDDDTGPTSAVIPPLAYVRYINATPDTFPHTVRWVDDLEFTPQTFINVGFRTEGQGGFQGLRAGSRRFKVFTYQQNVLNFPIAGNTTVLKDTTFNFVAGQHYTIVYSGFTRTGSTPAAQLNIITDDPPASPATGTLIRVYNLAYTGTWDVYLGPTATQVGDTSTTSTAYAAAPGTLLASTTAPGSAGAVAQNYTARALGNYQLRFTTAGTLNRPGTAATPTPVRVAVPAGVAETADFEAAGGSNINGSVLTVWVFGAQTGGTGAASRPSALVTVDRSPARTIAP, from the coding sequence ATGCGATTTGCACGTCACTTTCTGCTTGCGACGCTCGCGTTCGGCGCGGCGGCCTGCTCGGACGACGATACCGGTCCGACGTCAGCCGTGATTCCGCCGCTCGCGTACGTCCGCTACATCAACGCGACGCCGGACACCTTCCCGCACACGGTGCGCTGGGTGGACGATCTCGAGTTCACGCCGCAGACGTTCATCAACGTCGGCTTCCGCACCGAAGGCCAGGGTGGCTTCCAGGGCCTCCGCGCGGGCAGCCGCCGCTTCAAGGTGTTCACGTACCAGCAGAACGTCTTGAACTTCCCGATCGCCGGCAACACGACGGTGCTGAAGGACACCACCTTCAACTTCGTCGCCGGTCAGCACTACACGATCGTCTACTCCGGCTTCACGCGGACGGGCAGCACGCCGGCCGCGCAGCTGAACATCATCACGGACGATCCGCCGGCCTCGCCGGCGACCGGCACGCTCATCCGCGTGTACAACCTCGCCTACACCGGCACGTGGGACGTGTACCTCGGCCCCACGGCCACGCAGGTGGGTGACACCTCGACGACGTCGACGGCCTACGCGGCGGCCCCGGGCACGTTGCTGGCGTCGACGACCGCGCCGGGTTCGGCTGGCGCCGTTGCGCAGAACTACACGGCGCGGGCGCTGGGCAACTACCAGCTCCGCTTCACCACCGCCGGCACGCTGAACCGTCCGGGAACGGCCGCGACGCCGACCCCGGTGCGCGTCGCCGTGCCGGCTGGTGTTGCCGAAACGGCGGACTTCGAAGCCGCGGGTGGCTCGAACATCAACGGCTCGGTGCTCACCGTGTGGGTGTTCGGTGCGCAGACGGGTGGCACCGGCGCGGCCTCGCGTCCGTCGGCTCTCGTGACCGTCGACCGCTCGCCGGCTCGTACGATCGCGCCGTAA
- a CDS encoding carboxypeptidase-like regulatory domain-containing protein, protein MRCLLAGALALGASASAQAQVLKGSVRTLDTSLPVPSVEIMVRDSLGRELARAYSNDAGLFAISLRDRVAFSVHARRLGFQMAETNLPRVSEDTVNLEFQLAEVATETDAVTVTGMAALNAQRLEDAERRGWALYRPEIIAQHRSRARDLTELLRSVGARNVQMPRSPRDCVRSMRNNQCVTYVVDGQVLGPDAYVLPEDVYFLAVLTPTESAVMYGNRAINGAVVVYTRMNGDRYDDGQLPPHLRRAERKAAEPRRPR, encoded by the coding sequence GTGCGGTGCCTGCTCGCGGGTGCCCTCGCCCTCGGCGCATCCGCCAGCGCTCAAGCCCAGGTCCTCAAAGGCAGCGTCCGCACGCTCGACACCTCGCTGCCCGTGCCAAGCGTCGAGATCATGGTGCGTGACAGCCTCGGTCGCGAACTGGCGCGCGCGTACTCGAACGACGCGGGCCTGTTCGCGATAAGCCTACGCGATCGTGTGGCGTTCAGCGTGCATGCGCGTCGGCTCGGCTTCCAGATGGCCGAGACCAACCTCCCGCGCGTCAGCGAGGATACCGTGAACCTCGAGTTCCAGCTCGCCGAGGTCGCCACGGAGACGGATGCGGTCACGGTCACGGGCATGGCGGCGCTCAACGCGCAGCGCCTGGAGGATGCCGAGCGACGCGGATGGGCGCTCTACCGACCCGAGATCATCGCGCAGCATCGCAGCCGCGCGCGTGACCTCACCGAGCTCCTGCGCTCCGTCGGCGCCCGCAACGTGCAGATGCCACGCTCGCCGCGCGATTGCGTGCGCTCGATGCGCAACAACCAGTGCGTCACCTATGTGGTGGACGGCCAGGTGTTGGGGCCCGACGCCTACGTGTTGCCGGAGGACGTGTACTTCCTCGCGGTGCTGACGCCCACAGAGTCGGCGGTGATGTACGGGAATCGGGCGATCAACGGGGCGGTGGTGGTGTATACGCGGATGAACGGGGATCGGTACGATGACGGACAGCTGCCGCCGCATCTTCGACGGGCGGAGCGGAAGGCGGCGGAGCCGCGGCGGCCGCGATAG
- a CDS encoding SusC/RagA family TonB-linked outer membrane protein produces MLGRNGMRRLGASILGLLLSVGSAEIAQAQNAATITGRITAEGGQPLFGANVSIEALAISVGTNEEGRYTIAIPGARVRGQQVVLRVRSFGYVPDQKTITLEGGSQSHDFTLKQDVNRLSQVVVTGVTGATEIKKLPFAVAQVSAEDMPVPGANPLSQIQGKVPGANIVSSSGRPGAAPAVILRGPQSINAENRGQDPLYIIDGVISQGSLADINPQDIESIEVVKGAAASSLYGSRAGNGVIQITTRSGRNAGEGVRFRSQVEYGASDIENEYNYPKTHMMLMDKDYQRFCINQAGQPACSRTVDIEAEAFRINDQGGDFALPPSLFLNDNGIGIVINQAGARGLFQNVTYPTTYNPIRSFLTSGETYNFTVDATGRIGRTNFFASGNQFRQQGAVKFLEGYRRNSLRLNVDQTMANAFSFGVRTSFTSIDDNNQGLRNAWFRLTRQPAYVNLLRRDSRDRLFIRSVVVNQGAQNQNPAYEAENFDALNQISRFLGQITTRWQPLAWLDGEFNFGYDGRENFQASQGDRGYRTTTPNPNTNLGFNDRDAGSQYSINSSLDVTARRSFMEDALSARLSGRYLFEAQSNTDFQSGGTNIVVPGLADPDATIQNWYYDGSRTDVRQIGMFVNLDLDYQGRYIASALVRRDGASLFGSANRWQTYGRASFAWRASEESWFNFDQISDLKFRASVGQAGNRPSFAAQYETFNIGAGGVLTPNQLGNRNLRPEVSTETEIGVDVEIMSKYALTLTNSRNVINDQILPVPPPSSAGFNTQWRNAGQLTNNTFEVSLNLPLIQSRDLSWSARVLYDRTTSEITKLNVPEYFVDAAGQQGSGTMFKIVEGGNLGEIYGRRFMKSCSMMPTAFQSRCGAGREYQVNDEGFVVYVGTGNTLGDGITKNLWFTSIPSADHPYGLADQNWGLPILVRDATGVPVLPVGNALPDFRWSLSQNLSYKRFSAFMLFDATVGKNVWNEARQWSLGDFMYSESDQAGRTVSNAKPIGYYFRANAAGGSTGIGGLYDVLAPNNNTVEDASFVKLRELSLGYRVGRIAGVGDWNVSLIGRNLITFSDYNGFDPEVGVGGGTLGSGVLNAIDAFGFPNLRTISFQISTSF; encoded by the coding sequence ATGCTGGGACGGAACGGGATGCGGAGGCTTGGCGCCTCCATCCTCGGGCTGCTCCTCTCCGTGGGTTCGGCGGAGATCGCGCAGGCGCAGAATGCCGCGACGATCACCGGCCGGATTACGGCAGAGGGTGGACAGCCGCTCTTCGGAGCCAACGTATCGATCGAGGCGCTTGCGATCTCTGTTGGCACGAACGAAGAGGGACGGTACACCATCGCAATTCCTGGTGCGCGCGTGCGCGGCCAGCAGGTGGTGCTCCGCGTGCGGTCGTTCGGGTATGTACCGGATCAGAAGACGATCACCCTCGAGGGTGGATCGCAGTCGCATGACTTCACGTTGAAGCAGGACGTGAACCGCCTCAGCCAGGTCGTCGTGACCGGCGTGACGGGCGCGACGGAAATCAAGAAGCTGCCCTTCGCGGTCGCGCAGGTGAGCGCCGAGGACATGCCGGTGCCGGGGGCGAACCCGCTCTCGCAGATCCAGGGCAAGGTGCCGGGCGCGAACATCGTGTCGTCGTCGGGTCGCCCGGGTGCCGCTCCGGCGGTGATTCTCCGTGGCCCCCAGTCGATCAACGCGGAGAACCGCGGCCAGGACCCGCTGTACATCATTGACGGCGTGATCTCGCAGGGCTCCCTTGCGGACATCAACCCGCAGGACATCGAGAGCATCGAAGTCGTGAAGGGTGCCGCGGCCTCGTCGCTCTACGGCTCGCGCGCCGGCAACGGCGTCATCCAGATCACGACCCGCTCGGGCCGGAACGCCGGTGAAGGCGTCCGCTTCCGCTCGCAGGTCGAGTACGGCGCTTCGGACATCGAGAACGAGTACAACTATCCGAAGACGCACATGATGCTGATGGACAAGGACTATCAGCGCTTCTGCATCAACCAGGCCGGCCAGCCGGCCTGCTCGCGCACGGTCGACATCGAGGCCGAGGCGTTCCGCATCAACGACCAGGGTGGTGACTTCGCCCTGCCGCCGTCGCTGTTCCTCAACGACAACGGCATCGGCATCGTGATCAACCAGGCCGGCGCCCGCGGCCTCTTCCAGAACGTCACCTACCCGACCACGTACAACCCGATCCGGTCGTTCCTGACGAGCGGCGAGACGTACAACTTCACGGTGGACGCGACGGGCCGCATCGGCCGCACGAACTTCTTCGCCTCCGGCAACCAGTTCCGCCAGCAGGGCGCGGTGAAGTTCCTCGAAGGCTACCGCCGCAACTCGCTGCGCCTCAACGTCGACCAGACGATGGCCAACGCCTTCAGCTTCGGCGTGCGCACGAGCTTCACGAGCATCGACGACAACAACCAGGGTCTCCGCAATGCGTGGTTCCGCCTGACGCGCCAGCCGGCCTACGTGAACCTGCTCCGTCGCGACTCCCGCGACCGCCTGTTCATCCGCTCGGTCGTCGTGAACCAGGGCGCGCAGAACCAGAACCCGGCCTACGAGGCCGAGAACTTCGACGCGCTCAACCAGATCTCGCGCTTCCTCGGCCAGATCACCACGCGCTGGCAGCCGCTTGCGTGGCTCGACGGCGAGTTCAACTTCGGTTACGACGGCCGCGAGAACTTCCAGGCCTCGCAGGGTGACCGCGGCTACCGCACGACGACGCCGAACCCGAATACCAACCTCGGCTTCAACGACCGCGACGCCGGCTCGCAGTACTCGATCAACAGCTCGCTCGACGTGACGGCGCGCCGCAGCTTCATGGAGGACGCGCTCTCGGCCCGCCTCTCCGGCCGCTACCTGTTCGAGGCCCAGAGCAACACCGACTTCCAGTCGGGCGGCACGAACATCGTGGTGCCGGGTCTCGCCGATCCGGACGCGACGATCCAGAACTGGTACTATGACGGCAGCCGCACTGACGTCCGGCAGATCGGTATGTTCGTGAACCTCGACCTCGACTATCAGGGTCGCTACATCGCGAGCGCCCTCGTGCGTCGCGACGGCGCCTCGCTGTTCGGTTCCGCGAACCGCTGGCAGACCTACGGCCGCGCCTCGTTCGCCTGGCGTGCGTCGGAAGAGTCCTGGTTCAACTTCGACCAGATCTCCGACCTGAAGTTCCGCGCCTCCGTCGGTCAGGCGGGTAACCGTCCGTCCTTCGCGGCGCAGTACGAGACGTTCAACATCGGCGCCGGCGGTGTGCTCACGCCGAACCAGCTCGGTAACCGCAACCTCCGCCCGGAAGTGTCGACGGAGACGGAAATCGGCGTGGACGTCGAGATCATGAGCAAGTACGCGCTCACGCTCACGAACTCGCGCAACGTCATCAACGACCAGATCCTCCCGGTGCCGCCCCCGTCCTCGGCGGGCTTCAACACCCAGTGGCGGAACGCCGGTCAGCTGACGAACAACACGTTCGAGGTTTCGCTCAACCTGCCGCTGATCCAGTCGCGTGACCTGTCGTGGTCGGCCCGTGTCCTCTACGACCGCACGACGTCGGAGATCACGAAGCTCAACGTCCCCGAGTACTTCGTGGACGCCGCGGGCCAGCAGGGTTCGGGCACGATGTTCAAGATCGTCGAGGGCGGGAACCTCGGCGAGATCTACGGCCGCCGCTTCATGAAGTCCTGCTCGATGATGCCGACGGCGTTCCAGTCGCGCTGCGGTGCGGGCCGTGAGTACCAGGTCAACGACGAAGGCTTCGTGGTCTACGTCGGCACGGGCAACACGCTGGGCGACGGCATCACGAAGAACCTGTGGTTCACGTCGATCCCGTCGGCGGATCACCCGTACGGCCTGGCCGACCAGAACTGGGGTCTGCCGATCCTGGTCCGTGACGCCACGGGCGTGCCGGTGCTGCCGGTCGGCAACGCGCTGCCGGACTTCCGCTGGTCGCTCTCGCAGAACCTGAGCTACAAGCGCTTCTCGGCCTTCATGCTGTTCGACGCCACGGTCGGCAAGAACGTCTGGAACGAGGCGCGTCAGTGGTCGCTCGGTGACTTCATGTACTCCGAGTCCGACCAGGCTGGTCGCACGGTCTCCAACGCCAAGCCGATCGGCTACTACTTCCGCGCCAACGCGGCGGGTGGTTCGACGGGCATCGGCGGTCTGTACGACGTGCTCGCCCCGAACAACAACACGGTGGAAGACGCCAGCTTCGTGAAGCTGCGTGAGCTTTCGCTCGGCTACCGCGTCGGCCGCATCGCCGGCGTGGGTGACTGGAACGTGTCGCTGATCGGCCGCAACCTGATCACGTTCAGCGATTACAACGGTTTCGATCCTGAAGTCGGTGTGGGTGGCGGTACCCTGGGCTCGGGCGTGCTGAACGCCATCGATGCCTTCGGCTTCCCGAACCTCCGCACCATCTCCTTCCAGATCAGCACGAGCTTCTGA